The Amaranthus tricolor cultivar Red isolate AtriRed21 chromosome 2, ASM2621246v1, whole genome shotgun sequence genome contains the following window.
TCTAGTGTTTGACTACTCCGAATTTCACTATTTAGGAAAAAAGTTCCCATAATCTTTAGAATTTTATCTTATAATAAGACTTTTGTGCCCTGTTCCTATACATTTATTACTTTGATACACAAAAAatgcaacaatttttttttccgtaaaaagaatgcaacaaattaattcgaattttacatatttttaaatgatcaattagaaaaatgagCTAGTTATATAAGTCCGTCTCAggtgagacaatctcatacttcctccgttccaattTACTTATAACATTTGCTTTTTTATGCAGTCCAAAgtactaatttaattcttaatatctctaattataaataataaaaaattataaaaatttgatatttataatctttgtaatgagacgaatcaaacaagatttcacttgactatattttaacctattgatTAAAGACTATTTACAAATTAagattgatgaatgaatagtaTCATCTTTGTCAATATTGCAACTAATTTGAAACGAAGGTAAGTAAAAGACAAAAGTGCAAATTTTGATGGAAAATTATAGATGAATTAGTTTGCAACATCATACTACCGGTAAGATAATTGATTACCGTTCAGTTTAAAAATCTAGACTATAATGATTTGACCTTTTAGCGAAGCACTAAGCTTAGCTTAAACAATATATCATTGacacaaaggaaaaaaaataaattagataaaaagaacaaatgtaaatcttcaaaatatccaataagaaaaattttaataaaaattaaaaaaataattgaaaaagatgttcaaaaatatctaaaaataataaGTTCACAATTCAGAAGATCACATAAGCTAAAAAATAGGGTATTATAACATGTCAACATAAACAACAGAAAGATATATCCTTTTGTCCTTTTAGAAACCAAAAATTAGAACAtagaatgacaaaaataaaaagggcaACACCAGCAGTACTGGCAGACTCCTCAGCCTATTCCAGCATCTCATCTGAGAACAGCTAACGTTTACTCCATTTCTTTCATTTAAGCCTGTAGACACAAGCCAAAAATGATGATTAACGTAAACACATACATAGAGTTACGGAGGTATTTGGCCAAACGGCCAATAACTAATGATGGTGTTTGGCAAACGGCTAATAGTTAACGAGGGTGTTTGGAGAACAAATGATAGTTTATAGCTATAGCCTATAGCTAACTCAGGTGGTGAAGGATTTTACGGGTGGTTGATTTGATCAAATGATTTGACCACCTTGTGGAAGCAAGTTGTTGTAAATTAGCATATTAGTTTCAactaactaatttaccaaatactggCATAGATAGTTTGACATCTAGATTTAGGTGCTAAAATTGCCCAACAACcgatttgccaaacaccccctacatatattaaagaatcGCACATGAAAATGGCTTCATCTTATCATAAGTGCATCTATATAGACAAAGTTAAAAACAATTCAATGGTCACAGCTAAACTCCAGACGAAGATAGAAAATGGTGAACATAGAATTTCTAGAACATTCATCCCTCCGTTCTATGGAATTTGAGGTGAAATCAGAGGTAATGGATAGCAACTTGCAAATAATAGTGCAAGATTGGTGGAATGGAATATATGACAAAGGAAAAATTTTATCGACCAACCTTGCTAGCAATATTGTTCGAGAGCCAGTCCAAACCCTCATAAAGCCCTTCTCCGGAGGTGGCACATGTGCTCTGTATGTACCTAAAATACAAAGGCGGAAAATAGTCAATATATACATTGGAAAACATGGTGAAGATATGCTACCAGTTGAGGATGAACAAAAGAGCTATGGAATACCAGTGACGCTGACGTAGAGAATGGAGACCAAGTTTGTCAGTGATCTCAGCAGCATTCATTGCATTTGGAAGATCTTGCTTGTTGGCAAACACCAACAAGACTGCATCCCGTAACTCATCCTGTAAAATGTCATTCAGAATAGAAAAACTGATATAATCAGAATTTTTTGTAATCATAAAAAATGCTTTAATGTGGATACTATAACAACATATCTCCATCAGTCACTCAGATTTGAGGCTAAGAAAGTCAAAGAACAAATGTCACCTCGTTTAACATCCTATGTAGTTCGTCCCTGGCCTCAACGACACGGTCACGGTCATTACTGTCAACCACAAAGATGAGTCCTTGAGTGTTTTGGAAGTAATGTCTCCACAATGGACGGATCTGAAAAATATGAAAGAATAGAGAATAGGGAACTTAGAAGAAATTTCATGTGAAACTAGCTCTGTGAAAAAGACAAAAATCTTATCAACTAGTAATCATGATACACGTACACATGTTCAAACAATTCCACGCATCAGGTTGATATAATACACAAAATAATCAAGAATGAAAACTATCTCAGTTATTGACAATAAAAATAGCATGCCTTTCAATTTACAATTGTGAtttcttcttttcctttctCATCAGAGATAAAAAGATTTAGGGAGCTGTAGACTATAGTCAGCAAAAGGACAATTAATAACAAATATAGAAACTGAGTTTACCACAGTCCTAAAACAATCATCAAAACATTTCAAAGTTGAATCATAAAATAACACAGTGAAAATTGGTAAGTACATGAGCAGTAAGAGAGGAAAATGATTATAATACCAAAGCTTTTAAAGAAGTGAAACACTAAGAGTACAAAGGGCCTAGATTCTGGACGCCATGCAAAGGCACTAGCCTTTGGGTGTGATGCGTCTTAAAATCCAACACCAACAGCAAGacagccttaatcccaaaactCAGAAAAATTGCAAACCGCAAGAAAAAATCTCAGAAGAAAAATGGTGTTCAGTTTGTCAACGTTAACAATGAAACTAATATTTAATCCTATTTTTCCCTCTACATACCTGAGTCCAGGTCA
Protein-coding sequences here:
- the LOC130804460 gene encoding ADP-ribosylation factor, producing MGLSFTKLFSRLFAKKEMRILMVGLDAAGKTTILYKLKLGEIVTTIPTIGFNVETVEYKNISFTVWDVGGQDKIRPLWRHYFQNTQGLIFVVDSNDRDRVVEARDELHRMLNEDELRDAVLLVFANKQDLPNAMNAAEITDKLGLHSLRQRHWYIQSTCATSGEGLYEGLDWLSNNIASKA